In Candidatus Saccharimonadales bacterium, the following are encoded in one genomic region:
- a CDS encoding NUDIX domain-containing protein, whose translation MMQTPKPKFDRFKKYFNRRRPVIQEVVRETTAGGIIFRRTKDNQIEILLAQDLKNRWTIAKGHVEVGEITRDTAEREIREETGLQEMKVLDWLGKVHFRYRRQNSLVLMTMHVYLVQALGDTDKLKKDEDGWMTDLGWFPLHKALDMIEYDDIGKLTLIGMKKIRDAGL comes from the coding sequence ATGATGCAGACGCCAAAGCCTAAGTTCGATCGGTTCAAGAAGTATTTCAACCGTCGCCGACCTGTCATTCAGGAAGTCGTTCGCGAGACGACAGCCGGGGGCATCATCTTTCGCCGGACGAAGGACAATCAGATAGAGATCCTGTTGGCACAGGATCTTAAAAATCGCTGGACAATCGCCAAAGGACATGTCGAAGTCGGCGAGATTACGCGGGACACGGCTGAGCGTGAGATTCGGGAAGAGACCGGACTTCAGGAGATGAAGGTACTCGACTGGCTTGGCAAGGTCCACTTCCGTTATCGTCGACAGAACAGCCTTGTTCTGATGACCATGCACGTCTATCTGGTCCAAGCGCTTGGTGATACCGACAAGCTGAAAAAGGACGAGGACGGCTGGATGACTGATCTCGGCTGGTTTCCGCTCCATAAGGCCCTCGATATGATCGAGTATGACGATATCGGCAAACTAACCTTAATCGGGATGAAGAAGATACGCGATGCAGGACTTTGA
- the nusB gene encoding transcription antitermination factor NusB, with protein sequence MASNRHLGRIIALQSLYEYDFRLQCGDKNLDIEAIVDRNLERYTDTVQDTDFVSKLVTGTVKDQTKLDGMLQPIAPEWPLEQISRTDRVILRMALFELQNFKDVPAKVVINEAIELAKAFGNDNSSKFINGVLGTAYKRYIEKSTESDTKTSEAAEK encoded by the coding sequence ATGGCATCGAATCGTCATCTCGGCCGTATCATTGCACTACAGTCGCTCTATGAGTACGACTTCCGTTTGCAGTGTGGAGATAAGAACCTCGATATTGAGGCTATTGTCGATCGCAACCTTGAACGCTACACCGATACCGTTCAAGATACTGACTTTGTCAGCAAATTAGTGACAGGTACTGTCAAAGACCAGACTAAACTTGATGGCATGCTCCAGCCGATCGCCCCAGAGTGGCCTCTCGAGCAGATCTCCAGGACGGATCGGGTTATCTTGCGGATGGCTCTCTTTGAGCTTCAAAACTTCAAAGATGTCCCAGCCAAGGTAGTTATCAACGAAGCGATAGAACTAGCCAAAGCATTCGGCAACGATAACTCGTCAAAGTTTATCAACGGCGTGCTCGGTACCGCCTACAAGCGCTACATCGAGAAGAGTACTGAGAGCGACACCAAGACGTCCGAGGCGGCCGAGAAATGA